Sequence from the Candidatus Palauibacter scopulicola genome:
ACCCCCCGCCACGGTCCAGGGGGTCTTCGTGTCCTCGCGGGACGGGCGCGGCGGACAGCCGCTCCGGGCCGAGATCGCCGGCGCGCGGCACCTCGCGATCGCGGGGCTCGACCTCGCCTTGATCCGGGAGCAGACCGCCCTCGCACCCACGCCCCATGTCCTGCGCGCGGACGATCCTCCCCCGGGCGCCACCCTGCGTCCGGCCCGCGCGCTCGAGACGGATGCCGGCCCACATCTGTCCTACGCAATCCAGTGGTTCGCGTTCGCGGTCATCGGTCTGGGCGGGACCGCGATCCTTCTCCGCTCCTCATCCGACGGGACGTCCCCATCCGAAAGGAAGCGACCGTGAGCCATCGAAAATTCTCCGACCGCCGGGGAAACCGCTGGGAAGTACGCGTGGCCTCCCGGTCCGAATGGCGGTTCGAGCCGCTGCCGGGAAACCCGGGCACGCCGCACCGCGTATGTCCCCCACTCTACGCCGGAGACGACCCGTTCGAGCTCAGCGAGCAGGAACTCCAGTCCATACTCGGCACCGCGACGCCGGAGACGAGGACCGACCGCGGCACTCCGCGCGCTTCGCCCTTCGGGGACTACGAACCGCGCCGGAAGAAATCACCTTTCCTCGACGACCATGACTGAACCCCAGGAGGCACGCGATGTCTGAAACGCCGCTCGGCCGCTTCTGCTGGTACGAGCTTCTCACCACGGACCTCGAAGGCGCGCAGGACTTCTACCGGAAGATCGTCGGTTGGGAGACTGGCGCCTGGCAGGGCGAAGGCCCGGAGTACATCACCTGGAACAACAACGGCACACCCGTCGGCGGCGTGATGCAGTTGCCGGCCGACGCCCTCGCGGGGGGAGCCCCGGCCCACTGGATGCCCTACCTGTCGACGCCGGACGTGGACGCGACGGTGGCGCAGGCGGAGCGGCTGGGGGGCGGCACGATCCACCGCATGGAGATCCCCGAAGTCGGCCAGATCGCGGTCCTCAGGGATCCCGGCGGCGCGGTGTTCACGGCCTACCAGCCCTCCGGCGACACGCCCGGGCACGACGGAGAGCCGGCCCTCGGAGAGTTCTCCTGGCACGAACTGGTCGCCGGCGACATCGAGGCGGCGTGGTCGTTCTACGCCGACCTGTTCGGGTGGGAGAAGACGACGGCGATGGACATGGGCGAGGCCGGCATCTACCAGATGTACGGGCGCGACGGCAAGGAACTGGGCGGCATGATGAACCGAAGCGACGACATGCCGCCGCCGTGCTGGGGGCTCTACATCCTCGTGTCCGACGTGCACGCCTCGGCAGAGTTGGTGAAGGAGCTGGGCGGATCGGTCGTCATCGGGCCGATGGAAGTCCCCGGCGGCGAGTTCATCCTGCAGGGCATCGACCCGCAGGGAGCCGCCTTCGCCCTGCACAGCCGGTAAGCCGAACGGGCCTCGGCCCGGCGGAGTCAGACGTTCCGGTCGTCGGACAGACCCGGCGGCCGGCCCAGGATCTCGGAGAGGATCACGGCCCGCGCGAGCGAGGGGTAGCGCTCGAGACGTTCCAGCGGGCCACCGTGGCGGGTGGAGGCACGCCGGCTTGCCGTGGCGGGCCCGTGCGGTTCACGGAGCGCACTCGCCGCCGGGCGCCCGGGCGGCGGCCGCCGCGGGCGTTCACGCACCGGAGGCGCCGGCGCCGGTGCGCTCGCCACCGGGCGGGGAGCGGGTGCCGGAGCCGGCCGGATGAACGGAGGAGGCTCGGGGGCCTCCTCCGGGTCCCGGTGGCCCACCATGCTGCCCGGCCGGCCCTCGTCCGCGGCCTGTTGCATCTGCTGCTCGAGCTGGCGGCCCATCTCCTGCAGTTGTTCGCGCAGCGTCGGACGCCGCGCCGGAGGCGGCGCCTCCACTCCGGCGGGCTCGGCGGCCCGAACCAGCGACGGCTCGGCTTCGAACTCCGGCGCCGCCCCCGCCTGCTCGAGCGCCTGTTCCTGCCGCTGGCGGTTCTTCTTCATCGCGGCACCGATGCTGCGCACCCAGAGGAAGATCATCAGCAGGATCAGGGGCAGCGCCCCTTCGAGATCGGGCATCAGCCGTCCTTGTCGCTCTCGGGCGGCTTCGCGATGGACCTCCGCATCTGCGTATCGCTCTGAATGTTGCGGTACTTCATGTAGTCCATGATCCCGAGGTTGCCCTCACGGAACGCCTCGGCCATCGCGAGGGGGACTTCCGCCTCCGCCTTCACGACTTCGGCCTGCATCTGCTCGACGAGCGCCCGGTTCTCCTGCTCCGACGCGACCGCCATCGCGCGCCGCTCCTCGGCCTTCGCCTGCGCGATCCGCTTGTCCGCTTCCGCCTGGTCCGTCTGCAGTTCCGCCCCGATGTTCTTCCCCACATCGACGTCGGCGATGTCGATGGAGAGAATCTCGAACGCGGTCCCGGAGTCGAGTCCCTTGGCGAGCACGGTCTTCGAGATGTTGTCCGGGTTCTCGAGCACGGCCTTGTGCGACGACGCCGACCCGATCGTCGACACGATGCCTTCGCCGACGCGCGCCAGGATCGTCTCCTCCCCCGCGCCGCCGACGAGGCGGTTGATGTTGGCCCGCACCGTCACGCGCGCCGTCGCGATGAGCTGGATCCCGTCCTTCGCCATCGCGGCGACCTTCGGCGTCTGGATGACCCGCGGGTTGACGGACACCTGCACCGCGTCGAGCACGTCCCGCCCCGCGAGGTCGATGGCGGCCGCCTGCCGGAACGGCAGTTCGATCTGCGCCTTGTCCGCCGAGATGAGCGCGTTCACCACGCGCTCGACGTCGCCTCCCGCCAGGAAGTGCGACTCCAGTTCGTTCGTGTGGAGAGGGAGACCCGCCTTGTAGGAACTGATGAGGGGATAGACGATCCGCGGCGGAGGGATCTTCCGCAGTCGCATCCCCACCAGGCTTCCGAGGCCCACCCGGACCCCCGACGCGATCGCCGTGACCCAGAGCCGGATCGGCACGATCCAGGACAGAATGAGCACGCCGAGCGCGATGGCGATGAGGATGATGATGCTGGTTCCCGCCAGTGGTTCCATATCAGGCCTCGTTCCTGTGTTCGGATTCGGGAGACTGCTTGGCGCGGCGCACGAGCACCCGCCCGCTCGCCACTTCCAGTACGCGAATCGGGGTCCCGGCCTCGAGCCAGGGACCCTCGGTCACGACGTGGATGCGCTCATCGTTGATGATCGCGACCCCGGTGGGCCGCAGGTCGGTCGACGTGACGCCGAGTCCGCCGACCAGGTCCTCGCGCGGAGGCACCGAGAGGTATCCGGTCTCGCGGCTCGTCGAGTCGCGGAGGAAGAGTCCGGAGAATCGGTTGCTGCGGGGGAGGTGCCGCACCAGCGCCCACCCGGCGACGCCGACCAGAATGATCGACAGGGCGACGAGTCCCGCCGCGTTGAACACCTGGTCGAAGGTCGGCACCTGGCCGACCATGCCCATGACGGCCGCCCCGAGTACCGCGACCGTCCCCAGGATCCCGGCGATGCCGAAGCCGGGGATGACGAGCACTTCGAGCGCGATCAGCACGGCGCCCGCGCCGAAGAGGAGGATCTCCTCGATGCCGGCGAGGTGGACGAGATGGTGCGCGCCGAAGAAGGCGGCCAGCGAGGCGAGTCCGACCGCGCCCGCCACGCCGAAACTCGGCGTCCGCACCTCCACGATGAGTCCGAGAAAGCCGAGGCTCAGGAGGAGAGGCGCGACCGCCGGGTTCGTCAGGAAGCGGACGATCGCCTCCGCCCAGTTCGGCTGGACTTCCCGCACCGGGGCGGCCGGAAGCCTCATGACCTCCAGCAGTTCGATGAGATCCCGCACCTCGGCGTCCGCGACGCCGATCGCGGTGGCCTCGTCCGTCGTGAGGGTGAGCAGGCGGCCGGCTTCGCTCACGCCGGGGACCTCGATGCTCTCGTCGACCATCGCCTCCGCGATCAGCGGATCGAGCCCCCGCTCCTCGGCCAGCGCCCGGAACTCCGAGCGCATCGCGCTCACCATCTTCTCCGGGGCCTTCTCGCCCTCGCCGGTGACCGGCGTGGCCGCGCCGATGGTGGAGCCCGGCCGCATGTAGATCCGGTCCGTCGCCAGCGCGATCATCGCGCCCGCCGAGAGGGCGCGGCGGTTCACGTAGGCGTAGGTCGGGACCTCCGCGTCGCGCAGGTCGTCGATGATCTTCCACGCCGCGTCGACCCGTCCGCCGGGCGTGTCGAGTTCGATGATCACGGCGGGCGCCCCGGATTCGGCGGCTTCCGAGAGCGCGCGAGCCACGAAGGGGGCCACGCCGAGTTCGATCGTGCCGGAGATCGGCACCCGGACGACCGTCGCGGCGGACTGCGCCGACTGCGCGACCGGCGTGGATCGCGCGAAGACGCCTCCGAGTCCCGGCGGCACGGGCCCGCCCGACGCGGACGCCGCCACCACCGCCAGCCCGAGGGCGAGCAGCGGCGCCGGCAACCCCGTCATGGGTGATTTCATCGCGTGTCTCGTCGTGTATCTCATGGCCGCAATCTATCGGTGCCCGGAGTCGGCCGCCCGTCGACCGCCCGTCAGCCGCCCGGCCGGTCCGGCAGCGGAATCGGCTCGCCCGCGGACGGCCGCACGCCTTCCGCGTACAGTTGCGCGTTCAGCGCCGGCACGCGCGTCTCGATGAGCGCGTTGAGCCGGTCCAGCAGCTCCGGCATCACGTTCCACACCTCGTCGACCTGCCACAGGTGATCCGCGGTCGGCACCGTCGAGGAACCCTGGATGGCGTTCGCGACACCCGCGTTCCTGCGCGCGTCCCCCAACTCGTCGCGGATCTCCTCGATCTCCTCCTCGATCGCATCCAACTCCTCCCCCAACCCCTCCGGAGCCTCGTCCGCGCTCTCGATCAGGTCCTCCGCCGCGGACAGTTGCTCCTCGAGTGCTCCGAGGGCCTGCCCCGCCTCGTAGATCGGGCCCGCCATGGCGTGGAGGCTCACGAGCGCCTCCTGCCGCGCCATCCGGTCCGCCCGGCTCATCGGTCGCCTCGGCTCCGCGACGACCTCGACCGTGGCGGAGAACGTCTCGCCCCCCGCTTCCATGCTCACCGTGTACCAGCCCGGAAGGACGATCGGTCCCTGCGGCGCGCCGCCGAAGAAGAAGCCGCCGCCGCCCCCGCCCGGCCCGCCGCCCTCTGGCTCGTACGGCCGGTCATGGCGCCAGTCCCAGATCACTTCGTTGACGCCGACCTCCGCGGGCGCCTCCAGCGTACGTACGTGTACACCCGAGGCGTCGCTGATCTTCAATGAGAAGGAGTCCGCGCCGCCGTCCCCGTCGTCGCCCGCGTCTCCATCGTCCGCACCGTCGCCGTCTTCGTCCCCTTCCCCGTCATCTCCGTCGCCGTCGTCATCGCCCGCGTCCTCCCCTTCGTCTTCGTCCGCGGCCATCTCCTCGGCCGGGGCATCCCGCAGGTAGTAGCGGATCCGGGCGCCGCGGGGCGGGTTCGGCGCGCTGTACGTGGCGCCGTAGAAGGGCCAGTCCCCCTTCTCCGTCCACATGATCGAACGGTCGCCGAACACACGTCCCGCCTCCGCCAGCATCCCCTCGGAAAGCGCCTCCAGAGGCGCCACGTCGGCCAGGATCCAGGCGCTGCGCCCGTGCGTGCCGACGATGAGGTCGTTCTCGCGCGGGTGCACGAGGAGGTCGTCCACCGGGACCGTGGGCAGGTTGTTCTTGAGCTGGACCCAGCTTTCGCCGCGGTCCACGGAGACGAAGACGCCGACCTCGTTCCCGATGAAGAGGAGGTTCGGCGCCCGGTGGTGTTCGACGATCACGTTCACCGACCACAGGTCCGGCAGCCCGTTCGCGATCGCCCGCCAGCTCTGACCGTAGTCCTCGCTTACGTAGGCGTAGGGCGCGTAGTCGCCGTTGCGGTGCCCGTCGAAGGTGGC
This genomic interval carries:
- a CDS encoding VOC family protein, giving the protein MSETPLGRFCWYELLTTDLEGAQDFYRKIVGWETGAWQGEGPEYITWNNNGTPVGGVMQLPADALAGGAPAHWMPYLSTPDVDATVAQAERLGGGTIHRMEIPEVGQIAVLRDPGGAVFTAYQPSGDTPGHDGEPALGEFSWHELVAGDIEAAWSFYADLFGWEKTTAMDMGEAGIYQMYGRDGKELGGMMNRSDDMPPPCWGLYILVSDVHASAELVKELGGSVVIGPMEVPGGEFILQGIDPQGAAFALHSR
- the floA gene encoding flotillin-like protein FloA (flotillin-like protein involved in membrane lipid rafts): MAGTSIIILIAIALGVLILSWIVPIRLWVTAIASGVRVGLGSLVGMRLRKIPPPRIVYPLISSYKAGLPLHTNELESHFLAGGDVERVVNALISADKAQIELPFRQAAAIDLAGRDVLDAVQVSVNPRVIQTPKVAAMAKDGIQLIATARVTVRANINRLVGGAGEETILARVGEGIVSTIGSASSHKAVLENPDNISKTVLAKGLDSGTAFEILSIDIADVDVGKNIGAELQTDQAEADKRIAQAKAEERRAMAVASEQENRALVEQMQAEVVKAEAEVPLAMAEAFREGNLGIMDYMKYRNIQSDTQMRRSIAKPPESDKDG
- a CDS encoding NfeD family protein — its product is MKSPMTGLPAPLLALGLAVVAASASGGPVPPGLGGVFARSTPVAQSAQSAATVVRVPISGTIELGVAPFVARALSEAAESGAPAVIIELDTPGGRVDAAWKIIDDLRDAEVPTYAYVNRRALSAGAMIALATDRIYMRPGSTIGAATPVTGEGEKAPEKMVSAMRSEFRALAEERGLDPLIAEAMVDESIEVPGVSEAGRLLTLTTDEATAIGVADAEVRDLIELLEVMRLPAAPVREVQPNWAEAIVRFLTNPAVAPLLLSLGFLGLIVEVRTPSFGVAGAVGLASLAAFFGAHHLVHLAGIEEILLFGAGAVLIALEVLVIPGFGIAGILGTVAVLGAAVMGMVGQVPTFDQVFNAAGLVALSIILVGVAGWALVRHLPRSNRFSGLFLRDSTSRETGYLSVPPREDLVGGLGVTSTDLRPTGVAIINDERIHVVTEGPWLEAGTPIRVLEVASGRVLVRRAKQSPESEHRNEA